From Phragmites australis chromosome 5, lpPhrAust1.1, whole genome shotgun sequence, a single genomic window includes:
- the LOC133918134 gene encoding uncharacterized protein LOC133918134, with product MDTKIEVLSLCVAVHRINHLRRSFARHLLTPLVWPPSPDLPRYSLPSRRIRRLRCLSAEERQWETETEALIVLSLGFPIDELRPEERPLLPAPIADAPNDYIVVRNHILASWRADPSAPLPRVRVLEPWPPPTTTSSSRPTGSSSARATSTSACPPPSPPAPPLDTPPQGAATAFVFVGGTGLAGIPAARQLLRFGLRVPVFEGRSHPGGRVYTSRLGEDKAVVELGDSVITGIHANPLGMLARQLSIPLHKRGVLLCPWACLIMAIGLSALILGLWPMHLIWTYYCIIRTKLVGPVVKLLLLIVATAILILWLIVGIPGSVLSGLVYGFLAPIMATFSAIGESKEKLFVHCFVDRTWSSITGSCTVVWDVKDLLFHSYFSIMDDIRLQKPPDGKPYEIRKIYTLPHLSEKSRRKRIRLEDLGCWF from the exons atACTAAGATAGAGGTATTATCTTTATG CGTCGCCGTCCATCGCATAAATCATCTGCGTCGTTCGTTCGCCCGCCATCTCTTGACTCCTCTCGTTTGGCCCCCTTCTCCCGACCTCCCTCGCTACTCTCTCCCGTCGCGGCGCATCCGCCGGCTGCGGTGCCTCTCGGCCGAGGAACGGCAGTGGGAGACGGAGACGGAGGCGCTCATCGTGCTATCTCTCGGGTTCCCCATCGACGAGCTTCGGCCAGAGGAGCGGCCCCTCCTCCCGGCCCCCATCGCCGACGCGCCCAACGACTACATTGTCGTCCGCAATCACATCCTCGCCTCCTGGCGCGCCGACCCGAGCGCGCCGCTCCCCCGCGTGCGCGTGCTCGAACCGTGGCCGCCACCTACGACCACCTCGTCGTCGCGGCCCACGGGCTCCTCGTCCGCGAGGGCCACATCAACTTCGGCGTGTCCGCCGCCTTCCCCACCCGCCCCGCCCCTGGACACCCCGCCTCAGGGCGCTGCAACAGCCTTCGTCTTCGTCGGCGGCACGGGTCTCGCCGGGATCCCTGCCGCGCGCCAGCTCCTCCGCTTCGGCCTCCGCGTGCCTGTCTTCGAGGGTCGTTCGCACCCCGGCGGCCGCGTCTACACATCCCGCCTCGGCGAGGACAAGGCCGTCGTCGAGCTCGGCGACAGCGTCATCACCGGCATCCACGCCAACCCGCTGGGTATGCTCGCGCGGCAACTTAGCATCCCACTGCACAAGCGTG GTGTTTTGTTGTGCCCTTGGGCATGTCTTATCATGGCAATTGGATTATCTGCACTAATTCTAGGCTTATGGCCCATGCATCTGATTTGGACATACTACTGCATTATCAG AACTAAGCTGGTGGGACCTGTAGTAAAGCTTCTGCTTCTTATTGTTGCTACTGCAATCTTGATCCTATGGTTGATAGTTGGCATCCCAGGAAGCGTCCTTTCTGGATTAGTATATGGTTTTCTAGCGCCCATAATGGCCACATTCAGTGCAATTGGAGAAAGCAAAGAAAAGCTGTTTGTTCATTGTTTTGTG GATAGAACATGGAGTAGTATCACTGGAAGTTGTACTGTAGTCTGGGATGTGAAAGACTTGCTTTTCCACTCCTATTTTTCAATTATGGATGACATTCGTCTTCAGAAACCTCCTGATGGGAAGCCGTATGAGATAAG GAAGATATATACACTACCTCACCTGTCAGAGAAGTCAAGACGAAAGAGGATAAGGCTTGAGGATCTAGGATGCTGGTTCTAA
- the LOC133920066 gene encoding glutathione reductase, cytosolic codes for MARKMLKDGEVAVADGEQYDYDLFVIGAGSGGVRGSRTTASFGAKVAICELPFHPISSEWLGGHGGTCVIRGCVPKKILVYGASFRGEFEDSQNFGWEINGDINFNWKKLLENKTKEIVRLNGVYQRILTNAGVTMIEGAGSLVDAHTVEVSQPHGSKQRYTAKHILIATGSHAQRVNIPGKELAITSDEALSLEELPKRAVILGGGYIAVEFASIWRGMGAEVDLFYRKELPLRGFDDEMREVVASNLGGRGIRLHPGTNLSELSKTADGIKVVTDKGEELTADVVLFATGRTPNSQRLNLEAAGVEVDQIGAIKVDEYSRTSVPSVWAVGDVTNRINLTPVALMEATCFSKTVFGGQPTKPDYRDVPCAVFSIPPLSVVGLSEQQALEEAKGDVLVFTSSFNPMKNSISKRQEKTIMKLVVDAETDRVLGASMCGPDAPEILQGIAVALKCGATKATFDSTVGIHPSAAEEFVTMRTITRRVSPASKPKTSL; via the exons ATGGCGAGGAAGATGCTCAAGGATGGGGAGGTGGCCGTGGCCGACGGCGAGCAGTACGACTACGATCTCTTCGTCATCGGAGCGGGGAGCGGCGGCGTGCGTGGCTCTCGCACCACCGCCTCCTTCGGAgctaag GTTGCTATTTGCGAGCTCCCATTCCACCCCATCAGCTCCGAGTGGCTAGGAGGACATGGTGGAAC GTGTGTGATACGTGGTTGTGTCCCCAAAAAGATACTGGTATATGGGGCGTCTTTCCGGGGAGAATTTGAG GACTCGCAGAATTTCGGGTGGGAGATTAATGGGGATATTAACTTCAATTGGAAAAAGCTGTTGGAAAATAAG ACTAAAGAAATTGTTAGATTAAATGGAGTATACCAGAGAATTCTTACCAATGCTGGTGTGACAATGATTGAAGGAGCAGGCAGTTTGGTTGATGCTCATACAGTTGAAGTCAGCCAGCCACATGGTTCAAAGCAAAGGTATACGGCAAAGCACATCTTGATAGCGACTGGAAGCCATGCTCAACGTGTCAACATACCTGGAAAG GAGTTGGCAATTACTTCAGATGAGGCCTTGAGTTTGGAGGAGCTTCCGAAGCGTGCTGTAATCCTTGGTGGCGG ATATATTGCTGTTGAATTTGCTTCTATCTGGAGAGGAATGGGTGCAGAAGTGGACTTGTTTTATCGAAAAGAACTGCCTCTAAG AGGTTTTGATGATGAGATGAGAGAAGTTGTTGCAAGCAATCTTGGGGGAAGGGGAATCAGATTGCATCCTGGGACAAATCTATCTGAG TTGAGTAAAACAGCCGATGGCATAAAAGTTGTAACTGATAAAGGAGAGGAGCTCACTGCAGATGTTGTTCTATTTGCTACAG GTCGCACACCGAACTCCCAGAGGCTGAACTTGGAAGCTGCTGGTGTTGAGGTGGATCAAATTGGAGCCATCAAG GTTGACGAATATTCTCGCACATCTGTTCCAAGTGTATGGGCTGTGGGTGATGTAACAAATCGGATCAATCTAACACCTGTTGCGTTGATGGAGGCTACTTGCTTTTCT AAAACTGTGTTTGGTGGCCAGCCAACTAAGCCTGATTACAGAGATGTGCCCTGTGCTGTTTTCTC CATTCCACCGCTATCCGTAGTGGGCCTCAGTGAACAACAGGCTTTGGAGGAAGCCAAGGGTGATGTTCTTGTTTTCACTTCATCTTTCAACCCAATGAAGAACAGCATATCCAA GCGACAGGAGAAGACTATCATGAAACTCGTAGTTGATGCTGAAACCGATAGAGTACTTGGTGCATCCATGTGCGGACCTGATGCACCTGAAATTCTCCAG GGCATTGCTGTTGCGCTTAAATGTGGAGCCACCAAAGCAACCTTTGACAGCACT GTTGGAATTCACCCTTCTGCTGCTGAAGAGTTTGTGACCATGCGGACCATAACGAGGCGCGTGAGCCCAGCATCCAAACCAAAGACGAGTTTGTAA